The following proteins are co-located in the Gemmatimonadota bacterium genome:
- a CDS encoding glycosyltransferase, with protein sequence MRVGVVLSTYQWPQALELALWSYAAQTASGFQVIVADDGSGPDTRALVDRMRASAGLDIVHVWQPDRGFRKSSILNRAILAADRDYLVFSDGDTIAHPRLVETHARLARPGRYLAGGYVKLTRRVTEALTVEDVRAGRATSLRHLRCLGLRPGRRALRFAGPGAPGWVLDQLTPTPRRWHGNNASTWREHLVEVNGFDLDMGYGGQDAAVGDRLENLGVRPLRIRHRAPAVHMHHERPWRDPEGMSRIAEQRARIRQSGQARAPRGIAELEREEGAGVVSR encoded by the coding sequence GTGCGCGTCGGGGTGGTGCTGTCCACTTACCAATGGCCGCAGGCTCTGGAGCTGGCGCTGTGGTCCTACGCGGCGCAGACGGCGAGTGGATTCCAGGTGATCGTCGCGGACGACGGCTCGGGTCCCGACACCCGCGCGTTGGTCGATCGCATGCGCGCCTCGGCGGGGCTGGACATCGTCCACGTGTGGCAGCCGGACCGCGGCTTCCGCAAGAGCTCCATCCTCAACCGGGCGATCCTGGCCGCGGACCGCGACTACCTGGTCTTCTCCGACGGAGATACGATAGCGCACCCCCGGCTGGTGGAAACGCACGCGCGGCTCGCCCGGCCCGGCCGCTACCTGGCCGGCGGCTACGTCAAGCTCACGCGGCGGGTCACCGAGGCGCTGACGGTCGAGGACGTGCGCGCGGGCAGGGCGACCTCGTTGCGCCACCTGCGCTGCCTGGGGCTGCGGCCGGGCCGACGGGCGCTCCGCTTCGCCGGGCCGGGCGCGCCGGGGTGGGTGCTGGACCAGCTCACGCCCACGCCGCGCCGCTGGCACGGCAACAACGCGTCGACCTGGCGCGAGCACCTCGTCGAGGTCAACGGCTTCGACCTGGACATGGGCTACGGCGGCCAGGACGCGGCGGTCGGCGACCGCCTGGAGAACCTGGGCGTCCGTCCGCTGCGCATACGACACCGGGCGCCGGCGGTACACATGCACCACGAACGGCCGTGGCGCGACCCAGAGGGCATGAGCCGAATCGCGGAGCAGCGCGCCCGCATCCGCCAGAGCGGGCAGGCGCGCGCGCCGCGCGGAATCGCGGAGCTGGAGAGGGAAGAAGGGGCAGGCGTGGTGAGCCGCTAG